The following DNA comes from Paenibacillus crassostreae.
GTCTATTGTGAGACATCCACCTTTTCATTGGATAGTAATCAAGTGTGAATCTGTTGAGTAACTCCGGCGCAATAATTCCTATGACAATCAAGATCATTCCAATCCATTGAAGCGGTGTAACACCTTCATTTAACAACCAGACCGACATGATCATGGCTGAAGGTAGTTCAGCGGCACATAGGATCGTTCCTAATCCAGCCCCAATTTTGGGCATACCGATAGCAAATAATAAGAACGGAATGACTACACCAAACAAACCTAGAAATAATCCATACTTCCATAGATTCGTTTCGACAAGTTGAGTAACCATGCCTGTTGTCGGTGTTGTAAGTAATACCGTTAGAAACGCCCCCGTACCAATAAAGAAGAGTCTCTTTGGAGCCTTTTCTTGTGTGGCAACTTTAGAAGTAAGCACCATGTTAATCGCATTAAGTAAAGCTGCAAGCAGACCAAAAACAACTCCCTTGATACTTAATGCAGATAATGATTCTTCGAAGATAGCTCCCGCCAACAAAGTTCCCATAAGTAACAATATAATAGCCACTACTTTATTTCTACTCGGTTTTGTTCTGGTCAGAACACTTTCGATCAGAACACCCATCCATGTGAATTGGAAAAAGAAAACAACTGCGATCGATGCCGGTAATTCAGATACAGAAACTGCGTAGGTAATCCCCACTGATGCTGTAATGACCCCTGTAAACAATAATTTACCTACATTTTTCAATGATATCCTATAATTAAAGGTGAAGAGAAAAATTGCAGCAATAACAATCCAACCAATCATATATTGGCTACCCACTAATTCTCCTGAAGTGAAACCATCGACCATGCCGAGCTTAATCATCGTTGATAATGTTCCATACGATAATGCTCCCATTATAACAAAAATAGAATATTTCAATACGTTCAACCTAAACACTCCCTTATAAAAAATAAAATCGCCACCTGTCCTAAGGACAAGTGACGACTGAAAAAAAAGGTTTCCCTTTTAAAAATTTCGTCTCTCAGATCTGACTGAGTTTGTGATCGATCTAAATAACCTATGTTATTATAGGTCAAGTAGAAGGTGCTGTCAATAAGTAAAATAGGAATAATTATTTTATGCGAACCGTGTAGTCCTGATGGATATATGTTGGATAGTCATAAATGGTAAGTGTTAGTGGCTGTTTATAGGCAAGTTTATCTACATAAAATAGTGAATGTTGCGACTTTGGTTCTGAGCCATCCATATAACCACCGACAATATTATGAAGATCTGCTGTCTTGTAGTGATTGCCATCTCCATCTGTAAACTCACCTTCAAATAAGAAATACATCATATTGTCTTTAGCGTCAAGACCACTAAGGGCAAAATCCAGTTTCATATATTTATCGAAGTTCGAGATCTTACTCAGATTAAGTTTCACATCTGGTGATTTTAGTAATTGTCCCTTTTCAGTGTCAATCATGACGGATAATTGATTTTTATCGAGTGCTCGGAACCAGCTTCCCTCAATCATCAATGATTTGGGCTTTTCAAAATACGGACTCTCAAAATGATAAACTTGATGATCCCTTCCCGGGCCCAAACTACCCGATATATTTCTCCAGACAGTGCCTTTATCATCAACTAAATGAATATCACCAGGTCCAAAAATCTGTTTGGAATTATCTTCATCGTAATCCACGTACAAGGAAATACGTAAAGGAGAGACAATTGCTTTGGTAAAGCTGATACTCTGACCTTCAACTTGGATGGTCTCTCCAATGATATACTCACTCTGAAGTTCAGCGAACCTCTCGTGATCAACAGGTATTGTCAGATTAAATTCTGAATTCTTAAGCAGCACATTAAGAACAACTTCATTCGGCAGTGATGTACCTTCGGGTAGTTGAATATCTATTGTTCCGTATGAATACCCGCTTCTTCCTTATTCTCATTCACATCATCCTGATTATTATAACTATAGGATGCCAGTAAAGCTTCACCAGAGATATATGACATAGAGAGGTGGTCAAGTTGAATAACCATATCTTTATCTGATGATTGAATATCGTAGAACACGAGCATCCTCCTTCCGAAATCCGATTCGGAGTTCCTTTAATGCTTTATTCAACCATGTTTTCACTGTACCTTCCGGTCTCTCCAGCAGGTTGGCGATCTCACTTAAGGTCATTTGAAATTAATTATTTAACTGATCGGCCTCTAACGCCATTTTCATGTGAATATTGATAATTCCCTCAAGTTGAGCAACTCGATCTTGAATCTTTGAGTTACAAGGATCCACTTCTAACTGAGACACTAATGATATGAACTGAGGAACCTCCCAGACGCTTCGTAAAGCAGTACTTAAACAGTAACCATATCTAGCTAGTCCCTCGTCCCCCTGCCAACCCATATCTCTCAATCCTTTAATGTATGCTTTGAATAAAGAATTTTGAAAAACTTCGTATTCATGAATGGGTATGATGCCCAAGCTCATATTTACACCAAACATCTTACCAAGGTCTTCACCAATACCTGATATACTCATGAATTGCCAGTCTATTAACACTAATCGACCGCTCTCTGAATGATCCTTGTTTAATAGCATATTCATTTGGCTCAAGTCTTGATGTGCTAACACACGCGGCAAGTTTTCTAATGAAGCTAGCTTATGTTCTATATCTTTAGTAAAACCTTGAAACCATTCCCAAATGCTCAGCACTTTTTCTCTATGTAGTATATTTAAATAAGGTTCTAGAATAGGAGCGTACATTCGACTTGATGTTGTCCATGACTTAAGCCAACCTCTACATATCCATTCCTCATCAGGTATTCCTGTTCCTGTAAGATAACTCCCATTAAACCTTCCTAGCTGACGAGCTATAAAGTTAAATTGTTCTTGAGAGTGGGCATGAATCCCTTCAACATATTCCATCCATAACCAAATCGTACCATCCTGCTGTTCTTCAACAAGATAACTCTTGGCTACTTCAATTGATTCAGGCAGATTATCTAATACCTTTGATTCAAATATAAGTGCTTCCCGACGCCAGTAATTGTGATGTTGAGGTTCTTCTTTCTCTGCACTATCTGGTTTGATCACTTTTAATATAATGGACCACGGTAGCTGCTCATTATTAGTTCTTACGAGGCCATGTAGGTGATAGATACCCGCCGTTGTAAAATTTGGTGTATTATAACCTAAATCATCACAAATGATCGTTAAAGGTTTAAATGCAACTTCCCCAAATATTATTTGCATACAAACATAGATTTGATCCATCTTATTGCGTATAGGTAACCTTGTATTGTTATTTATCAACAGATCCAAACCCCAGGATCCCCCTCACAAAAACTCATATAGTCCCGCATTAAAATATTGAAATACTTCCTTATGATATTTTATACCGATGATATCCATCATAAAATGCTCGTATGTATATAGGATTATCTTCACAACTTTCGATCGCTAAGAATTCATCATAACGTGGGTCTCCCACCGTCATAACTGCTACATCTATGAATGTCTGCACTTCTCCATTAATCACAAGTACATTGTCGGTTGTGCAATCTCCGTGAATCATCGTTTGCTGTACCGACAACGGCTTGTTCAATATTAATTGCTCTAACAATTCTAAGCTACCTTCTGTTTGTCCATGATCAACATAACTTTTCGCCTTAACCAGTTGTCCTTCTAGCCATTCACCTTCATGTTTCATTCATTTCATACACCTCAATTTAATCTCCTTGCACATCTGCTCTCAATTCGCTTGCAACCTCAATCATGATGGGGATCACTGCTTCATTCGTTCCGGATACGTATATATCTCCCTGATAATACCTAAATGGGATCTTAATATCGCCATAGCTCCACATGAAAAAGTCTCCCTCAATAGACATACTCGTTGCTCCAGTCACCGTAAAGACGGGTGTATAGGTAAAATCAGGTTTGATCTCGAAATATTTTTTGCATTCTTCCAAAGATATGGTTTTTTCTGAAATGTCAATTTCCTGAAATTCTCTTGTAATTCGATAGCGTTGATTCATGATGATGCCTCCAATATTATTCTTATAATTCTTTTGTCATAAATACACTATATGGATCCTCTATGTAATTCGAAAACGGCTTACAATATTGAAACCCAACACTAGCATATAGTTTCTTAGCTGGTTCGAAAGCATCCATTGAACCTGTTTCTAAACTTAGACGGCGATAACCACGATTCTTTGCTTCTTGAATGATATGTTCAAGGAGTTGCTTTGCGACACCCTTTCTTAAATATAATGTAGAAGTTCGCATTGATTTGATCTCACCATGTTGACCATCAAGTTCTTTCAGTGCCCCACAGCCAACCAATTCATCATCTTCCCATGCACTCCAGAATGTAACTTCTGGTCTTTTCAATCCCTCTAGATCTAGGGCATGAATACTTTCTGGCGGGGAATGTAATGCCATACTATGTAGATGTTCTCCTAATAATTGGGCCACTTCAGACCCACTTAAGTCATCTAATTTAATTTCCAAAATGATCACTCCATATCTTTATTATATTATAGCTATTATATAGTATAAAAAAAGCACCATCCAGCGAATGGTAACGAACAAGCTTATAGCAAGCATCAGCTCGCCAATCCTATTACTCACGACTGCCCCAAAATCATGTGCATACCTTTTGATATGATACGACTTACTACTATCTTTTATCGCTTCCATTATTGAATACCCTTTCGATCTATCTTTACATGTCCATTCCCATTCTACTAAGATTCTTAATCTACCATCATCCAAATACTCCGGCTTCGATTTACAAATACCTCATTTTCTTTAGTTATTATAATTCCATACCCTCTCCACATGTTCTAACTGATTCTTATTAAATATCATTCTGTAAATATCAGGCTTCGAAGTCGTATTCCAGAAATCGAATCCAAACGTTTCATCGTAGTAATTTATGATAATGGTCATGATATTACCATGTGTACCTATCACTATATTCTTCCCCCGGTATTCCTCTAGGAGGCTCTCCATGATTGGAATTGCTCTTTGTTGTGCTCTGTGCGTAGTTTCTCCACCTTCTAATGCAAAATCTTTATCCACAAAGGATTTACGTATAGCTTCATGTAATACATCCCAGGAAGTTTTGGTTTCCAAGCCTTTTATCGGACGTTCAACGAGTTCTTCGTACTCAACAATATTTAACGACTTCTGTTCAGCTATGTATTGAACGGTCTGTTTGGCTCTAGCGTAGGGACTTGATGCAATAATCAGCCAGCATTTCAGCAACTCGCTTCGCTTCAATCCAACCCTCTTCCGATAGCCCACGTGTTCTCTCCTGTCCAAATTCAAAGGGTGATTCTGCATGCCTCACCATATAGATGTTTGTTTTCATGAATCCTCCTCCAGATCGTAAATTCAGTAATCTTCATTTTCTTGCATATAACACTTATCACTAAGAAATATGCATAGTTATATCTTCTGTAATACGACCAAGATTCCCTTTAAATGGTTCTTTCATTACATATACCAATAACGAAATCCCTAATAATACCATCACCAAAACTCCTGCAATCACGGAGAGTCGAAGTGAAATGATTTCTGCTGCAATACCAAGAGCCACGGTTGCTACCATCATAAATATGGCTTCTATAAACGCATTGATACTACCTACCCTACCCATAACATCCACTGGAATATGATTTTGATAAAATGTAGCGAAACCTGTGTTAACAAAAGCTAAACAACAAGCCAAGACTAAGAATCCAATAGCTGCTATTAAGAATGAACTTGAGAAAGCATAGATCACATACCCAAGACACACGCCCAAGGCTCCTAACCCAATCATCCATAAACCATCCATTTTATTTATAAAAAGAGTGTTCATGATAGCCCCAACGATGATACCTGCCCCTGCAATACTCACAAGAATCCCATATTCACCATCTGTCATATGGAGGACCAAGGTTGCAAATGAAGCTTCAAGTGAGTCCACCGCCGATGCCATTACCACGAATACACTTCCAAATAGAAAACAAATAACCATGATAGATATGTTTCTTCGATAGAATTGTAAAACCGTGTTCCAATCGTCTTTTAATACAGTCATAGTCCCCCTCTGTTCTTGTACTTTCAAGCTCTCGTTCATGGATTGTCTATCCAAGTCTGGCATCAACCATGTAATAATTCCTGAGATCAATAAGGCGATAGCATTAATATAAATGGCGAAGATCGGTGAACCAACTAGAAATAGAATTCCAGCCACCGCTGGGCCCAATAGAAATGCTCCAGAACCAATTAAACTGTTAAGCGAATTAAACCGAGGTCTTTGTTCTGTTGGAATGAGTTGAGTTATGTATGACATGGATGTAGGACCAAACATGGAACCCACCATATTGATTAGAAAAACAAGCATGTATATGTACCCGACCGATGAGAATAAGGGTAAAAGAGTTATCAATATCGCCCTTAATATGTCGAGTATGACCATTAGATTTCGCTTATTTAAGCGGTCAATTAAGCTACCAGACCACACATTCGTGAATATAGTTGCTAATGGTTTCAGAATATAAAGTACCGAGACAGCGAGTGGTGATTGTGTCATGTGTAACACTATTAGGTTAAGTGCGATAAAGTAAATCCAAGATCCCACATTAGATACGCCTATACCAAACAATAACATGGAAGAATATTTCCAATGATCTGACATTATTTTCACTTTCATACGATTCTCCTTTTCGGCACCGACTACTAACAAAAAAATCCCACCCCCAAGACCATAGTCTTGAGGACGAGATTTGATATTCGTGGTACCACCCCAGATTCGTCAATACGTTACCGTATTAACCTCTTCAAGTACGGCAGCTCATAGCGATGCTTATACTCTAACTCTAGAACGGGAGCTCCCGTCAAACCATCCCCCACAAACTAGGTTCCGATATGATACTCATGAATACTCCCGCCACTTACCAACGCTATCGCTTTGGCTGAAGTGGGGGTTTCTGATGTATCATCCAACTTATTTCAGGATGCTTAACACCAGTGGAGTTGACACGTTGATGGTCTGCTTACCATCCAACCCCTCTATCCCATTTGCTCCTTTGGCGGATACGTTTGGGAATACTTTTCGCATAATGTTGGCTGCGCCGTTTACATCGGCATGTACTAAGCCCTTCGTATTCTTATACAGACCCCGATATACCCGTTTGCCTGAGAAGATCCATCTTCCCTCTACACCATAATTCGGCAACGGGTCTTGATCCAGGAAGCTTGCTTTTGAGGTATACGCCTCTTCCGTCAGGATAACGACTATTCCTTGTTCTGTTGCCTTATACTTGATCATCTCGATGAGCATCTGATGGGGAATATGACTGAAGGACTGATTGTTTCGCCGTCCGATTCCGGGCGCTTGCTTCCATCCATCGTTATGACCAATGACGATCGTACCGATGTTGTGCTCCACTGCCAACGTAACGATATGATGACTTACCTTGTGGAACAAGTCTTTGATCCTACGGTGGCGCTTCAAATGAAGCCGTTCTATTCGTCTGGACGTGTACGCTCCTTCACGTGGTTCCTTGCCCTGACGAAGAATGCTGGTATAGTACGCCTTCATCTTGTTGTAATACTGATTAATCGCTTTAACGATCTTGCCCTTCACGATGATCGGTTTTGCTCCGGTGGTCGTGACGATGGTTGCAAGATTATTGACGCCAAGATCAATCGCTAGCACGTGTTCTTGTACCGCTTCCTTCTTCTCGATCGGATAAGCGAAGATCATTTCAACCACATATTGCCCATGGCTTGGGACGACACGTACTTGCATCAGTTGTCCGTCAGTACAGCCCAGTTTGCCAATGTTCAACTGCAACTTGGTCTTTGGAAACTTAAGACATTTCCGTTCCTTGATCAAACAATCTTGATTGGAGAAAATGACTTCCTTCACCTTATTCCGAGAATACCCTGGAATATTAGGCTTGCCGTTGTACTTCTCAGGATGCTGGCGGTAATCCTTGATACTGGCAAAGAAGGCATTCCAATTGTGGAACACCACCTTCATAATTCCCTGACTGCACTGCGTTGGGAGCGCTCGGTAATCGATTTGATTCATCACTTTGAACAAAGCATCCAAGAAATTATAATGAACAAAGGGACTCTCTTTCGAGGGTAGCTTGAACGGATGGGAACAGTTCTTATCTCTTCGCCGTTCGTTCATGACGTCAATATGGGATGCCAGCGTGTCCAGAACTTCCTCTTGCAACGGCTGAAGAGGCTCATTCTTCCCAAAAGCGGTAACAATCTGTCGGATGTAAAAATTGGTCGTGTTATACAGATTTTTGGCATCCTGACATGCTTGATCGAGGTACGCAAACAAGCAATGACCTGGCTTAATCCACACTTGATGGGTTCTGTACATTGACTTTGAATCTGACAAAGTTTCACCCCCTTCCAGTCGCACAATGCGAATGTATGTTCTTGTATAATTATACCTCTAAAGATATAGGAAGGAAAGAACATCTTGTGCGATTATTCAGGAGGTCACCGATTCACCTCGCCACTTATAGAAGTGGGAGTCCTCTCGGCGAAAAATGATAGACTTGTTTCAATAAATCATTCTTTACTCCTTTTCACCCTTTGGAGCTCTCTGCTAAAAAATGAATTTTATTTACTCTTCTATTCATCGCATTTTAAATATTTTAACTATAATACTACGTTATCCACTTAGAATTCAATCATTAGGATACGTCTCTCTTAAGAATTGAACGGATTCCTTTATAAGACTTTTAAGTACCTCAACATCGATGTCTGCGATCTTATTAATATATACACATCCCTTACCAGATGTATGTTTTCCAAAATCCTTTAATAAGAGCTCACGTTCTGTGTCTCCTGTTGCAAAATATAAACTGATTTTTGCCTTCCGCGGTGAAAAACCAACTAATGGAGCATCACCTTCGTGGCCTGATTCATATTTATAGTGATAAGATCCGAAACCAATAATACTAGGACCCCACATCTTTGCTTGAAAGCCAGTCGTTTCAGTAAATATATCTAATAGCTGATAGGCATCTTCACGTTTCTTAAGACTCTCGACATTTTCAATAAACTCAATGATACTGCTTTCAGTTTCTTTTGTTTTCTGCTCATACATGAATGAAAAACCTCCGATCTATAGAGATATCTTTTACAGAGTTATAACGAATCAATTTCATAAAATTGATTCATACCTACACTCATTATATCTTACTATATAATTATATAACCACGTCATAGTTGAAGTTAATTTACGTTGTTGTCGTTCAATATTGTTGGTACAATATTGAAAACAATCCAATTAATCTATATAAGGGCAATGCTTTTCTGGCCATTCCCCCAGAGACAACCCAGTATCTTACCTAGGGTTGTTTTTGTATTCTTATTGATAATGGAGGGTGAACATGACCATGATACAAGAAAAAAGAATGATCTTAACGAAAGATAATTTAATCGAACAATTTAAAAACTGTGGATTAACTGCAGGACAGACCGTATTTATTCATACTTCTTTAAAATCAATGGGATTTGTTGTAGGTGGGGCTGAAACGTTAATACGAGCACTTCTTGAAATTGTGGGTGATAAAGGAACATTAATGATGCCCTCTCAGACATGGAAGAATCTCGATCCAGCCACGGGTGTTCATTGGGAAGAGCCGGTTGAATGGTGGCCTATCATCCGTGATTACTGGCCCGCTTACGATAAAGTAATTACCTCTACCTTAACTATGGGTGTCGTCGCTGAAATGTTTAGAAAGTGGCCTGGAGCCCACCGTTCAGATCATCCCGCAAGATCAATTGCAGCTGTAGGTAGACATGCGGAATATTTAACAGCAGATCATGAATTAAGTAATATTTTTGGAAGCAACTCACCCGTAGATAAATTGTATACATTAGATGGATATATACTATTAATTGGTGTCGGCTATGATAAAAACACATCCCTTCATTTAGCTGAGACTAGAGCAAACTTTCCTACCAAAAAATTTACAGATGAGAGCAGCGCCATTATGATCGATGGGAAGAGATCGTGGATAACTTATACGACCCAAGCAGTTGATGATGCAGATTTCATACAATTAGGCAACGAATATGACAAAGAAAATAACAATAGAATTTATAAAGTAGGCAATGCTGATGTAAGATTTATAAA
Coding sequences within:
- a CDS encoding MFS transporter produces the protein MKIMSDHWKYSSMLLFGIGVSNVGSWIYFIALNLIVLHMTQSPLAVSVLYILKPLATIFTNVWSGSLIDRLNKRNLMVILDILRAILITLLPLFSSVGYIYMLVFLINMVGSMFGPTSMSYITQLIPTEQRPRFNSLNSLIGSGAFLLGPAVAGILFLVGSPIFAIYINAIALLISGIITWLMPDLDRQSMNESLKVQEQRGTMTVLKDDWNTVLQFYRRNISIMVICFLFGSVFVVMASAVDSLEASFATLVLHMTDGEYGILVSIAGAGIIVGAIMNTLFINKMDGLWMIGLGALGVCLGYVIYAFSSSFLIAAIGFLVLACCLAFVNTGFATFYQNHIPVDVMGRVGSINAFIEAIFMMVATVALGIAAEIISLRLSVIAGVLVMVLLGISLLVYVMKEPFKGNLGRITEDITMHIS
- a CDS encoding phosphotransferase, with product MDLLINNNTRLPIRNKMDQIYVCMQIIFGEVAFKPLTIICDDLGYNTPNFTTAGIYHLHGLVRTNNEQLPWSIILKVIKPDSAEKEEPQHHNYWRREALIFESKVLDNLPESIEVAKSYLVEEQQDGTIWLWMEYVEGIHAHSQEQFNFIARQLGRFNGSYLTGTGIPDEEWICRGWLKSWTTSSRMYAPILEPYLNILHREKVLSIWEWFQGFTKDIEHKLASLENLPRVLAHQDLSQMNMLLNKDHSESGRLVLIDWQFMSISGIGEDLGKMFGVNMSLGIIPIHEYEVFQNSLFKAYIKGLRDMGWQGDEGLARYGYCLSTALRSVWEVPQFISLVSQLEVDPCNSKIQDRVAQLEGIINIHMKMALEADQLNN
- a CDS encoding aminoglycoside N(3)-acetyltransferase, which codes for MTMIQEKRMILTKDNLIEQFKNCGLTAGQTVFIHTSLKSMGFVVGGAETLIRALLEIVGDKGTLMMPSQTWKNLDPATGVHWEEPVEWWPIIRDYWPAYDKVITSTLTMGVVAEMFRKWPGAHRSDHPARSIAAVGRHAEYLTADHELSNIFGSNSPVDKLYTLDGYILLIGVGYDKNTSLHLAETRANFPTKKFTDESSAIMIDGKRSWITYTTQAVDDADFIQLGNEYDKENNNRIYKVGNADVRFIKQRHLIDWSVKWMEKHRV
- a CDS encoding phosphotransferase: MKHEGEWLEGQLVKAKSYVDHGQTEGSLELLEQLILNKPLSVQQTMIHGDCTTDNVLVINGEVQTFIDVAVMTVGDPRYDEFLAIESCEDNPIYIRAFYDGYHRYKIS
- a CDS encoding EamA family transporter; the protein is MNVLKYSIFVIMGALSYGTLSTMIKLGMVDGFTSGELVGSQYMIGWIVIAAIFLFTFNYRISLKNVGKLLFTGVITASVGITYAVSVSELPASIAVVFFFQFTWMGVLIESVLTRTKPSRNKVVAIILLLMGTLLAGAIFEESLSALSIKGVVFGLLAALLNAINMVLTSKVATQEKAPKRLFFIGTGAFLTVLLTTPTTGMVTQLVETNLWKYGLFLGLFGVVIPFLLFAIGMPKIGAGLGTILCAAELPSAMIMSVWLLNEGVTPLQWIGMILIVIGIIAPELLNRFTLDYYPMKRWMSHNRHG
- a CDS encoding DUF5643 domain-containing protein; amino-acid sequence: MLLKNSEFNLTIPVDHERFAELQSEYIIGETIQVEGQSISFTKAIVSPLRISLYVDYDEDNSKQIFGPGDIHLVDDKGTVWRNISGSLGPGRDHQVYHFESPYFEKPKSLMIEGSWFRALDKNQLSVMIDTEKGQLLKSPDVKLNLSKISNFDKYMKLDFALSGLDAKDNMMYFLFEGEFTDGDGNHYKTADLHNIVGGYMDGSEPKSQHSLFYVDKLAYKQPLTLTIYDYPTYIHQDYTVRIK
- a CDS encoding GNAT family N-acetyltransferase, producing MEIKLDDLSGSEVAQLLGEHLHSMALHSPPESIHALDLEGLKRPEVTFWSAWEDDELVGCGALKELDGQHGEIKSMRTSTLYLRKGVAKQLLEHIIQEAKNRGYRRLSLETGSMDAFEPAKKLYASVGFQYCKPFSNYIEDPYSVFMTKEL
- a CDS encoding DUF1801 domain-containing protein, encoding MYEQKTKETESSIIEFIENVESLKKREDAYQLLDIFTETTGFQAKMWGPSIIGFGSYHYKYESGHEGDAPLVGFSPRKAKISLYFATGDTERELLLKDFGKHTSGKGCVYINKIADIDVEVLKSLIKESVQFLRETYPND
- a CDS encoding histidine phosphatase family protein, with product MKRSELLKCWLIIASSPYARAKQTVQYIAEQKSLNIVEYEELVERPIKGLETKTSWDVLHEAIRKSFVDKDFALEGGETTHRAQQRAIPIMESLLEEYRGKNIVIGTHGNIMTIIINYYDETFGFDFWNTTSKPDIYRMIFNKNQLEHVERVWNYNN
- a CDS encoding sigma factor-like helix-turn-helix DNA-binding protein, with product MTLSEIANLLERPEGTVKTWLNKALKELRIGFRKEDARVLRYSIIR
- a CDS encoding RNA-guided endonuclease InsQ/TnpB family protein, which translates into the protein MYRTHQVWIKPGHCLFAYLDQACQDAKNLYNTTNFYIRQIVTAFGKNEPLQPLQEEVLDTLASHIDVMNERRRDKNCSHPFKLPSKESPFVHYNFLDALFKVMNQIDYRALPTQCSQGIMKVVFHNWNAFFASIKDYRQHPEKYNGKPNIPGYSRNKVKEVIFSNQDCLIKERKCLKFPKTKLQLNIGKLGCTDGQLMQVRVVPSHGQYVVEMIFAYPIEKKEAVQEHVLAIDLGVNNLATIVTTTGAKPIIVKGKIVKAINQYYNKMKAYYTSILRQGKEPREGAYTSRRIERLHLKRHRRIKDLFHKVSHHIVTLAVEHNIGTIVIGHNDGWKQAPGIGRRNNQSFSHIPHQMLIEMIKYKATEQGIVVILTEEAYTSKASFLDQDPLPNYGVEGRWIFSGKRVYRGLYKNTKGLVHADVNGAANIMRKVFPNVSAKGANGIEGLDGKQTINVSTPLVLSILK